From Hoeflea sp. 108:
TAGCTTCCTATGTCGATCAGATGGGCATGGATGCTGAGCTTGCAAGAGTGCGCCCGACACGCGAGCTGGACGACTACTGGCAGTTCCGTCTGATCCAAGCCAAGCTTTTGAGCCAGGGTGGCTCGGTCGATGTGGTGGTTGATGGTGAGATTTGCACACGGCTGCCAATGCCCGGAAACTGCCGCATGGCCGGCAGTGCGTTTTCCCAGTAGCGACGGTGCGTACCTATCGTATCTCTGCCGGTAGCGACCTCAAAGGACCGAAATCTGAACCTTTTCGCGCCGCAATAGGACGGAAGATTGCGGGCAAGGAGGAGGGCATCATGCTGATCGCACATTTGCCGGCTGGCTACATCATCGGCTCGGTCGCCCGGAGTGCTGCGCCCAAGGCGCCGGGGCTGATGCTTGCCGCCCTTGTCGGTAGCGTTGCTCCCGACTTCGATACCGCCTGGTTCTGGTTCGTCGACGATGGTGGCGTCCATCACCGTACCTATCCGACGCATTGGCCGCTGTTTTGGGCTTTGATCGCTGTGCTGGTCGTCCCGTTTGTTGCGGTCGTGGCGCCGCGCTGGAGGGCTGCGGCTGCAATCTTCTTCCTTGCCGTACTGTCGCACATGATTCTCGATTCCGTGACCGCGCCGATGTTCTGGCTGATGCCGTTCGACGAGCGGGCGGTGGAACTCGTGCCCATTCCGGCTGCCTATCCGCACTGGATCCTGAGCTTCGTGCTGCATTGGACCTTTGCGCTGGAGCTTGCCATTTGCGCGCTAGCTGGACTGATAGCGGCGAAAGATTTCAGGCAGCGCAAGCTGCTTGAACGCGGTGCTTGACCCAGTTGTGAAGGCGATGCTGCGGTGCGCAGGGCCCATGTGCGGACGGGGGCGGGGACTGCCATGTCAGGCAGCCTAGCGTCGTCGCGGTGAATGTTCACAACAAGCTGCAATCCACTCTTTACAGACGCCGTGGAAATCCTTAGGAAGCCGGTGCTGCGCAATTGATGCGCGGCGCAATGCACGGGCATAGCTCAGTTGGTAGAGCGGCGGTCTCCAAAACCGCAGGTCGTAGGTTCGAGCCCTGCTGCCCGTGCCAGTCTTGCCAGAATTCGCTTATTCAGGCATAACAGACTTTCTATAGCTGGGACGGGACGACTGGATGGTCCTGATGCAGCGTTCAAACGTAGTGAAG
This genomic window contains:
- a CDS encoding metal-dependent hydrolase produces the protein MLIAHLPAGYIIGSVARSAAPKAPGLMLAALVGSVAPDFDTAWFWFVDDGGVHHRTYPTHWPLFWALIAVLVVPFVAVVAPRWRAAAAIFFLAVLSHMILDSVTAPMFWLMPFDERAVELVPIPAAYPHWILSFVLHWTFALELAICALAGLIAAKDFRQRKLLERGA